One genomic window of Bradyrhizobium sp. B124 includes the following:
- a CDS encoding 2-aminoethylphosphonate--pyruvate transaminase has translation MTRQRSLLTPGPLSLSAAVRSQMQLDLASRDCEFKEVTARMRRLMLNLLGNAEDYSVVPIQGGGSFAMEAALSSFVSQTDKPLVCINGIYGERILTILRLWGIEALKLVKRANEPLDPQEVAEHLSRNPDVTHLCFVHCETTTGIVNPLDPIVEEARRRGVKTIVDGMSSFGGIDIDLSRGGADVLVTSSNKCVEGPPGVAFVIASRELLESAVQEPRSFVLDVRDQWLSLERTGEWRSTPPTHIVQAATKALEILNGEGIHARRRRYEKVRDDLVKELEGVVSPLLPADLQSPVCVAFSAPSGIADQPGFDGLYRHLAAHNLYIYSKLHLATRSFRVGCIGEIRSSWIEQLGCAFRSYFRSGQASSAGLMSAQTTCGHRVKMSPPIARNAQLPFSAETAVLHAGYRRDPVTKAVAVPIYQNTAYELDGDLNHIADVYNVKADGFTYTRIINPTTRALERRYAAVDRGSDSLAVASGQAATFLAIVNLSSGEVGDNVVASPYLYGNTWNLLHNTLKRLGISVRTADPRRPETFERAIDDRTICLFGEVISNPCLIPLPVKQLAEIGRKYGVPLVVDNTTTPLLCRPSDLGAAITTYSATKYICGHGTTLGGLIVDNGEFSYRGASRFPLFNSPDDAHGGIIWRNAVRDVDDLGKSEFLLKARMTWLRDTGAAIAPFASFQLIQGLETLPLRMKQHCANARIVADVLSEHPKVRRVFYPGLFEGADRETVDQTLNAAYGHGAMVMFEVEDEQAGRKFIQSVDLMYHVSNVGDARTLVTHPVSTTHTTVPREKREAAGIFGGSIRLCVGIEDVDDIVRDLDKALSAI, from the coding sequence GTGACAAGACAGCGCTCTCTGCTGACGCCTGGTCCATTGTCGCTGTCGGCAGCGGTTAGGAGCCAGATGCAGCTTGACCTTGCATCGCGCGATTGCGAATTCAAGGAGGTGACCGCCCGCATGAGGCGGCTGATGCTCAATCTGCTGGGAAATGCCGAGGACTACTCGGTGGTCCCTATTCAGGGAGGCGGCTCCTTTGCAATGGAAGCCGCGCTGTCTTCATTTGTGTCCCAGACCGACAAGCCGCTCGTTTGCATCAACGGCATCTATGGCGAGCGCATTCTTACAATTCTGCGGCTGTGGGGCATCGAGGCATTGAAGCTTGTCAAGCGAGCCAACGAGCCCTTGGACCCTCAGGAAGTTGCCGAGCATCTGAGCCGAAATCCTGACGTTACCCATCTATGCTTCGTGCATTGCGAGACCACGACCGGAATCGTCAATCCGCTGGATCCGATCGTAGAGGAGGCGAGACGACGTGGTGTCAAGACTATCGTCGACGGGATGAGTTCTTTTGGCGGCATTGATATTGACTTGAGCCGGGGTGGAGCGGACGTCCTGGTCACGTCGAGCAACAAGTGCGTGGAAGGGCCGCCGGGCGTCGCTTTCGTCATCGCGTCTCGCGAGCTGCTCGAGAGTGCGGTTCAAGAACCAAGGTCATTTGTGCTCGACGTGAGAGATCAATGGCTCTCGCTCGAGCGTACAGGCGAGTGGCGGTCGACCCCGCCCACCCACATCGTTCAGGCAGCTACAAAGGCGTTGGAGATTCTGAACGGCGAAGGCATTCATGCCAGGCGCCGCAGGTATGAGAAAGTCAGGGACGATCTCGTCAAGGAGCTCGAAGGAGTGGTGTCTCCACTGCTGCCCGCGGACTTGCAGTCGCCAGTCTGTGTCGCGTTCAGTGCGCCATCCGGAATTGCGGATCAGCCAGGGTTCGATGGGCTATATCGTCACTTGGCGGCCCACAACCTTTACATCTACTCGAAGCTGCACCTCGCGACACGGAGTTTTCGGGTCGGTTGCATTGGGGAAATCCGATCCAGCTGGATCGAGCAGCTGGGGTGCGCGTTTCGTTCATATTTCCGGTCCGGTCAAGCTTCTTCAGCGGGGCTGATGTCAGCCCAGACGACTTGCGGGCATCGCGTAAAGATGTCACCTCCAATCGCAAGAAACGCGCAGCTCCCATTTTCCGCCGAAACGGCTGTCCTGCACGCGGGCTATCGACGCGACCCGGTGACGAAAGCCGTTGCCGTGCCGATTTACCAGAATACGGCTTATGAACTCGACGGCGATCTAAACCACATTGCTGACGTCTACAACGTAAAGGCTGATGGGTTCACCTATACGAGGATCATCAATCCGACGACCCGCGCGCTGGAAAGGAGGTACGCGGCCGTCGATAGGGGAAGTGACTCGCTTGCTGTTGCATCAGGTCAAGCGGCGACGTTCCTTGCCATCGTCAACTTATCAAGTGGCGAAGTGGGGGACAATGTCGTCGCCTCTCCGTATCTATATGGCAATACCTGGAACCTGCTTCACAACACATTAAAGCGTCTTGGGATCAGCGTTAGGACGGCAGATCCTCGAAGGCCCGAGACGTTCGAGCGCGCCATCGATGATCGCACGATATGTCTGTTCGGAGAGGTGATTTCAAATCCTTGTCTGATTCCCCTTCCGGTCAAACAGCTGGCGGAGATCGGCCGGAAGTACGGCGTTCCCTTGGTCGTGGACAATACGACGACGCCACTGTTGTGCCGGCCGTCAGATCTCGGCGCTGCGATTACGACGTACTCCGCAACGAAATACATATGTGGTCATGGCACGACGCTCGGCGGGCTGATCGTTGACAACGGTGAGTTTAGCTACCGGGGAGCCTCTCGCTTTCCCTTGTTCAACAGTCCTGACGATGCGCATGGGGGGATTATTTGGCGCAACGCGGTGCGCGATGTCGACGATCTTGGAAAAAGTGAGTTTCTCCTAAAGGCTCGCATGACCTGGTTGCGCGATACCGGCGCGGCCATCGCCCCTTTTGCAAGCTTTCAACTGATCCAAGGACTTGAAACGCTGCCTCTTCGCATGAAGCAGCACTGCGCAAACGCCAGGATCGTGGCCGACGTTCTTAGTGAGCATCCAAAAGTGCGCCGTGTCTTCTACCCCGGCCTCTTTGAAGGAGCTGATCGGGAAACCGTCGATCAGACACTCAACGCCGCTTACGGACACGGGGCGATGGTCATGTTCGAGGTCGAGGACGAACAAGCCGGGCGGAAGTTCATCCAGAGCGTCGACTTGATGTATCACGTTTCGAATGTAGGGGATGCCCGCACACTCGTGACGCATCCTGTTTCTACGACCCACACCACCGTCCCACGGGAAAAGCGCGAAGCCGCCGGCATATTTGGCGGCTCGATCCGACTTTGTGTCGGCATCGAAGATGTCGACGACATCGTCCGCGATCTGGACAAGGCGCTCTCCGCAATCTGA
- a CDS encoding glutamine synthetase encodes MTTEARPTVVNPARAAMIGVSDFDGVLRGKHVLGEDVSNGDGVVKFSEAVLAWDCSDRVPPASFTQKPLLAFGDADLRILSGTGRAVSYGGDLCLYLAEFTGAHESLCPRGVLRRVLRRAAEHGFSCTAGFEFEFMLFKESADTIEEKPFATWVPLTRGPFGYSIARSVAHQELLGEILALCEKARIPLSGLHFETGPGVIEASLLHCDALEAADRAIIFKSMIKAWAQTRGMMATFMAKVSEKWPGQSGHIHISMSSDGRNVFYDSDTVQNISTMMRQFVGGQLRYMNDFCVLAAPNFNSYKRLVPGCWAPTSPSWGVDNRSCAVRIIPGEPSAHRLEYRLAGADVNPYLGLSCAVGSGILGVEENAGLTAPIVGDASEESGLPFVGLPQGLSEATYRFAQSPKASDMFGERFVEAFSCSRRWEWEAVRHRVTDFERQRYFEII; translated from the coding sequence ATGACAACTGAAGCCCGGCCGACCGTCGTAAATCCAGCCCGCGCGGCGATGATCGGCGTGAGCGACTTTGATGGCGTCCTGCGAGGCAAACACGTATTAGGTGAAGATGTCTCGAATGGAGACGGAGTTGTCAAGTTCTCCGAAGCGGTGCTCGCCTGGGATTGTTCGGACCGAGTGCCGCCAGCCAGTTTCACGCAAAAGCCGCTGTTGGCGTTCGGAGACGCCGATCTGCGCATTCTGTCAGGCACCGGACGTGCTGTGTCTTATGGCGGGGATCTGTGCCTCTACCTCGCGGAGTTTACGGGAGCGCACGAAAGCCTCTGCCCGCGTGGCGTTCTGCGTAGGGTCCTGCGAAGGGCTGCTGAACACGGTTTCAGCTGCACTGCAGGGTTCGAGTTTGAATTTATGCTGTTCAAGGAGAGCGCCGATACAATCGAAGAGAAACCCTTTGCGACATGGGTTCCCTTAACCCGCGGTCCATTCGGTTACTCGATTGCGCGCTCGGTCGCACACCAGGAGCTGCTTGGTGAGATCTTGGCACTTTGTGAGAAGGCCAGGATACCTCTTAGCGGCCTGCACTTTGAAACGGGACCTGGCGTCATTGAAGCGTCACTTCTTCATTGTGATGCACTGGAGGCAGCAGATCGCGCAATCATATTCAAGTCGATGATAAAGGCGTGGGCGCAGACGCGAGGCATGATGGCCACATTCATGGCCAAGGTTTCCGAGAAATGGCCCGGCCAGTCGGGACATATTCACATTTCGATGTCTTCGGATGGTCGGAATGTGTTTTACGACAGCGACACTGTTCAGAACATCTCAACAATGATGCGTCAATTCGTTGGCGGACAACTGAGGTATATGAATGACTTCTGTGTGCTCGCTGCGCCGAATTTCAATAGCTATAAGAGATTGGTTCCTGGCTGTTGGGCTCCGACCTCTCCAAGCTGGGGAGTTGACAACCGCTCCTGTGCCGTGCGGATTATTCCGGGCGAGCCCTCTGCACATCGCCTCGAGTACAGGCTAGCCGGCGCAGATGTGAACCCATATCTTGGCCTGTCATGTGCCGTTGGCTCGGGCATTCTGGGAGTTGAAGAGAATGCCGGCTTAACGGCTCCGATCGTCGGCGATGCAAGCGAGGAAAGCGGCCTTCCCTTCGTTGGGCTGCCTCAAGGTTTGTCAGAGGCGACGTACCGGTTTGCACAATCTCCAAAGGCCAGCGATATGTTTGGAGAGAGGTTTGTCGAAGCCTTCTCTTGCTCCCGCCGGTGGGAATGGGAAGCTGTTCGGCATCGCGTCACCGACTTTGAACGTCAGCGCTACTTTGAGATCATCTAG
- the cysN gene encoding sulfate adenylyltransferase subunit CysN, with translation MLSKPTTEPVQAKPKDQLRFITCGSVDDGKSTLIGRLLHDSKMIYQDQLTALERDSAKHGTTGREIDFALLVDGLEAEREQGITIDVAYRFFATERRAFVVADTPGHEQYTRNMATGASNAQLAIILIDARKGVLVQTKRHSFICSLLGIRHLVLAVNKIDLVKYDKEIFDRIFADYVAFAAGLGFTSIVPIPISARYGDNVVNCSGNTRWYDGPCLLGHLESIDIRSDSASQAFRFPVQWVNRPNLDFRGYAGSVASGSISVGDDIVVAASGRIARIGRIVTQAGDLPCAEAGDAITITLEDEIDIGRGDLLARPTERPELADSFAAHLIWMDEDPLVVGRNYILRIGSQTTAGSITAIKHRIDVNTREHLAARTLSFNEIGFCNVSTALPAAFDPYEVNRKTGSFIVIDRHTNRTVAAGMIACPLRRASNIAWQPVAVGRKERAAIKNQKPCIIWFTGLSGAGKSTIANIVDQKLFAMSRHAILLDGDNLRHGLNADLGFSEADRAENIRRVGEVAKLIADGGLIVICSFISPYRAERDMVRSLVSKEEFIEVFVDTPIEECARRDPKGLYSKVKSGQIKNFTGIDACYEAPIRPEIHLRTMEQTPEQLAEAVVDVLMARAILDG, from the coding sequence ATGCTTTCCAAGCCGACAACGGAACCTGTCCAGGCCAAGCCCAAAGATCAACTGCGATTCATCACGTGCGGCTCGGTGGACGACGGGAAATCGACGCTGATCGGCCGGCTGCTGCACGACAGCAAGATGATTTACCAGGATCAGCTTACGGCGCTTGAACGCGACAGTGCCAAGCACGGTACCACCGGCCGTGAGATCGATTTCGCGCTGCTCGTCGACGGGCTTGAAGCCGAACGGGAGCAAGGCATCACGATCGATGTGGCCTACCGCTTTTTTGCGACGGAACGACGCGCGTTCGTGGTGGCCGATACGCCCGGCCACGAGCAGTACACCCGCAACATGGCAACCGGCGCTTCGAACGCCCAGCTCGCCATCATTTTGATCGACGCCCGCAAGGGCGTGCTGGTCCAAACCAAGCGTCACTCGTTCATCTGTTCGCTACTTGGTATTCGCCACCTCGTCCTGGCAGTGAACAAGATCGACCTCGTCAAGTATGACAAAGAAATCTTTGATCGAATTTTCGCTGACTATGTGGCCTTTGCTGCCGGTCTCGGCTTCACCTCGATCGTTCCGATCCCGATCTCTGCCCGGTATGGCGACAATGTCGTCAATTGTTCCGGCAACACTCGCTGGTATGATGGTCCCTGCCTGCTCGGCCACCTGGAGAGCATTGATATCCGGTCCGACAGCGCGAGCCAGGCTTTCCGCTTTCCGGTCCAATGGGTGAACCGGCCGAACCTGGATTTCCGCGGTTATGCCGGGTCCGTGGCTTCGGGGAGCATCTCGGTGGGAGACGACATCGTTGTCGCTGCGTCTGGACGGATCGCGCGCATCGGGCGGATCGTGACTCAGGCCGGCGATCTACCCTGCGCTGAGGCCGGTGATGCCATCACGATTACTCTTGAAGACGAGATCGATATCGGCCGTGGCGATCTCCTGGCACGTCCGACCGAGCGGCCGGAGCTCGCCGACAGCTTCGCCGCTCATCTGATCTGGATGGATGAGGATCCGCTCGTTGTCGGACGCAATTACATTCTGCGCATTGGGTCGCAGACCACAGCCGGCAGCATTACTGCAATCAAACATCGGATCGACGTCAACACACGTGAGCACCTGGCAGCCAGGACACTTAGCTTCAACGAGATCGGCTTCTGCAATGTCTCAACGGCGCTGCCCGCGGCGTTCGATCCTTACGAGGTCAATCGCAAGACCGGATCATTTATCGTCATCGACCGTCATACCAACCGTACGGTTGCGGCCGGCATGATCGCATGTCCACTGCGGCGGGCTTCCAACATCGCTTGGCAACCCGTTGCAGTGGGAAGGAAGGAGCGGGCCGCCATCAAGAACCAGAAGCCTTGCATCATCTGGTTCACCGGCCTGTCCGGCGCGGGAAAGTCGACGATTGCCAACATCGTCGATCAAAAGCTGTTTGCAATGTCGCGGCATGCCATACTGCTGGATGGAGATAACCTCCGGCACGGGTTAAACGCGGACCTCGGCTTCTCCGAGGCCGATCGCGCGGAAAACATTCGGCGTGTCGGGGAAGTTGCCAAGTTGATAGCGGACGGCGGCTTGATCGTGATCTGCTCATTCATCTCGCCCTACCGGGCCGAACGAGACATGGTGCGCAGCCTCGTTAGCAAGGAGGAGTTCATTGAAGTCTTTGTCGACACGCCGATTGAAGAATGCGCGCGACGCGATCCAAAAGGCCTCTATTCAAAGGTGAAGTCCGGTCAGATCAAGAACTTCACCGGCATCGATGCGTGCTACGAAGCACCGATAAGACCCGAAATTCATCTCAGGACCATGGAGCAGACGCCTGAGCAATTGGCAGAAGCCGTCGTCGATGTCTTGATGGCACGCGCAATCCTTGACGGTTAG
- the rtxC gene encoding dhydrorhizobitoxine desaturase yields the protein MNQAEAWKLRSSRYEAVQFSREINKQLSELRPDNITGAAYIAKDYAVIAACTLATVYVSCWLYPVAVLLIGAYQRGLTTIAHDAAHRTLAKNTTWNYILGILFAAYPLFQRHWAYRISHVYLHHPYLGDPDKDPDLKFFLANGVYDVQPPERYAFNIIWKPIFGGATMAYLKYLWTNRFSIADAEDQSRSSILVDKYGFYLFWFGILAGSYALGLLHIVILFWIVPYLTTFQVLGWFVELAEHSPMCETETKNVYLTRNRKGNLLERAILGQNLDEYHLEHHLSPGIPFWLLYKAQKIRMQDPNYAKVAASWGGLFVKGPQGQPSVIAQLKERNRRLYEQSLADAHTRGQVA from the coding sequence ATGAATCAGGCAGAAGCTTGGAAACTGAGGTCGTCACGTTATGAGGCCGTTCAATTCAGCCGCGAGATCAATAAGCAACTCTCCGAGCTGAGGCCCGACAATATCACGGGAGCCGCCTATATTGCCAAGGATTACGCTGTGATTGCAGCTTGTACGCTCGCGACGGTCTACGTCTCATGCTGGCTCTACCCGGTCGCCGTTCTTCTGATCGGGGCCTACCAGCGTGGATTAACCACAATCGCACATGATGCGGCTCACCGCACCCTCGCGAAGAACACGACCTGGAATTACATCCTCGGGATTCTGTTCGCTGCCTATCCCCTGTTCCAGCGTCACTGGGCCTACCGGATCTCACACGTCTATTTGCATCATCCGTATCTCGGCGACCCGGACAAGGATCCGGACCTGAAGTTCTTCCTGGCCAACGGCGTTTACGACGTCCAGCCTCCTGAGCGGTACGCCTTCAACATTATCTGGAAGCCGATATTTGGCGGCGCGACGATGGCGTACCTGAAGTATCTCTGGACCAATCGGTTTTCGATAGCGGATGCCGAGGATCAGAGCCGGTCAAGCATACTTGTCGACAAGTATGGCTTCTATCTTTTCTGGTTCGGCATACTGGCCGGATCATATGCTCTTGGGCTACTCCACATCGTCATCCTGTTTTGGATCGTGCCCTATCTCACAACGTTTCAGGTTCTTGGTTGGTTTGTCGAGCTCGCCGAGCACTCACCTATGTGCGAGACCGAGACGAAGAACGTCTATCTAACCAGGAATCGGAAAGGGAATTTGCTCGAGCGGGCCATCCTTGGGCAAAACCTGGATGAGTACCACCTTGAACATCACCTGTCGCCAGGTATCCCATTCTGGCTGTTGTACAAAGCTCAGAAAATCCGGATGCAGGATCCGAATTACGCAAAGGTCGCCGCAAGCTGGGGAGGGCTCTTCGTCAAGGGACCTCAAGGTCAACCGAGCGTTATCGCTCAGTTGAAGGAGCGAAATCGACGCTTGTATGAGCAGTCTTTGGCCGATGCCCATACGAGAGGCCAAGTGGCGTGA
- a CDS encoding ATP-grasp domain-containing protein — MNGRNCVIVDAYSTGRYLPDEFKRYGIATVHVMSAAQIPPIFQSHFNADLYDEIIRPRERMTDEEVAEFHLQALRGRKLEFVIAGCETGVELADSLSERLGLASNGTARSAARRDKARLSDALASAGVRSISQVVSDNAGEVANWKHQAGFDEIVIKPLNSTGTEDVFFCSTDADIQRAVGIIVGKTNRVGALNRFALGQEKISGQQYTVNAVSIDGEAFVTEVWTYDTVPIEGASSVCSLERLLGGREPIVHELSDYLVRALQALQIVDGPAHAEIIVDQRGPVLVDFGARLQGSMSAKARTMALGHNHMTLTAWRYADPKGFAEYMRRRGAYKRQAHALCVSLISDTGGVVAGYPGLETIRKLPSFADAIAFVPIGQKLVPTIDLASTPGIVYLVHDDLTQLEDDYRKLRSMRMDQVFDLVTQDCN, encoded by the coding sequence ATGAATGGACGGAATTGTGTAATCGTGGATGCATACTCCACCGGCCGATACTTGCCGGACGAGTTCAAGCGTTATGGAATTGCAACGGTGCACGTGATGTCTGCCGCGCAGATTCCACCCATCTTTCAATCGCATTTCAATGCAGATCTGTATGACGAAATCATTCGCCCGCGCGAGCGCATGACTGATGAAGAGGTCGCTGAATTTCATCTTCAGGCTCTCCGTGGCAGGAAGCTGGAGTTCGTTATAGCAGGGTGCGAGACCGGCGTTGAGCTCGCCGACTCCTTGTCGGAGCGGCTGGGGTTAGCTTCAAATGGAACCGCTCGATCAGCCGCTCGGCGTGACAAAGCGCGTTTGTCCGACGCGCTGGCCTCTGCAGGCGTGCGATCAATTAGCCAAGTCGTGTCGGATAATGCTGGAGAGGTCGCAAACTGGAAGCATCAAGCGGGCTTCGACGAGATCGTGATCAAGCCTCTGAACAGTACAGGTACCGAGGATGTGTTCTTCTGCTCGACTGACGCCGACATTCAGAGAGCTGTAGGCATCATTGTCGGGAAGACGAATCGTGTCGGAGCGTTGAACCGGTTTGCGCTTGGACAGGAAAAGATAAGCGGCCAGCAATACACTGTAAATGCCGTCTCGATCGACGGTGAAGCCTTCGTTACAGAGGTCTGGACTTATGACACCGTTCCTATTGAGGGTGCGTCATCGGTCTGCTCGCTTGAGCGCTTGTTGGGGGGCAGGGAGCCAATTGTTCACGAGTTATCCGACTACTTGGTGCGTGCGTTGCAGGCACTTCAGATCGTCGACGGACCGGCTCATGCCGAGATCATCGTCGATCAGAGGGGGCCGGTTCTGGTGGACTTCGGAGCGAGACTTCAAGGTAGCATGTCGGCAAAAGCACGAACAATGGCCTTGGGTCACAACCATATGACGCTCACGGCGTGGCGCTACGCAGATCCAAAAGGCTTTGCTGAGTATATGAGGAGACGCGGAGCTTACAAGCGGCAGGCTCATGCACTATGTGTCTCGCTGATTTCCGACACAGGCGGTGTTGTTGCCGGTTATCCCGGACTCGAGACAATCCGTAAGCTTCCGAGCTTCGCGGATGCCATTGCATTCGTTCCGATAGGTCAAAAGCTGGTTCCGACGATCGACTTGGCGTCGACACCGGGGATCGTTTATCTCGTGCATGACGACTTGACCCAGCTTGAGGATGACTACCGCAAATTGCGATCGATGCGGATGGACCAAGTGTTCGATTTGGTGACGCAGGATTGCAACTAA
- a CDS encoding gamma-glutamyl-gamma-aminobutyrate hydrolase family protein (Members of this family of hydrolases with an active site Cys residue belong to MEROPS family C26.) translates to MVGVTSNRLLVDGVHRDGLRRKYVEALLHHAGVACVILPTIDAEDTRVEAGLAIMRGLDGLVLTGDESNIDPAVLGAPASCTGADRQDVVGGIRDRPRDRLSAVVIGRAIALGMPILGICRGLQELNVYFGGTLRRSLAEWSLGSGQMHAEKPDRPRDRQYDAAHSVRICPDGALFPIAGTIETQVNSLHNQGIDALAAALRREAWSPDGLVEAASVIGAPTLQIGVQWHPEWHVSTDLFSKQLFAAFGEACVAYCESKTN, encoded by the coding sequence GTGGTCGGCGTCACGTCGAACCGTCTTTTGGTCGACGGTGTGCATCGCGACGGGTTGCGGCGCAAGTACGTAGAGGCCCTCCTTCATCACGCGGGGGTTGCGTGCGTCATATTGCCGACGATCGACGCTGAAGATACGAGGGTTGAGGCTGGCCTGGCGATCATGCGCGGGCTGGACGGCCTGGTGTTGACAGGAGATGAATCGAATATCGATCCTGCCGTCTTGGGAGCGCCTGCGTCCTGCACAGGGGCAGACCGGCAAGACGTTGTGGGTGGGATCCGTGACCGCCCACGCGACAGGCTCTCTGCGGTGGTCATTGGTAGGGCCATCGCGCTCGGAATGCCGATCTTGGGCATCTGCCGTGGGCTTCAGGAGCTCAACGTGTATTTCGGCGGCACACTTCGCCGATCGCTTGCGGAGTGGAGCCTGGGAAGTGGCCAGATGCATGCCGAGAAACCGGATCGTCCGAGAGATCGCCAGTACGATGCCGCGCACAGCGTGAGGATATGTCCCGATGGTGCGCTCTTTCCGATCGCGGGCACAATCGAAACGCAAGTGAACTCCCTGCACAATCAGGGCATAGACGCGCTTGCCGCCGCACTGAGGCGGGAGGCGTGGTCGCCTGACGGCCTGGTCGAAGCAGCTTCGGTCATTGGCGCGCCGACGCTGCAAATCGGTGTGCAATGGCACCCCGAATGGCACGTCTCAACCGATCTTTTCAGCAAGCAGCTGTTCGCGGCATTCGGAGAGGCGTGTGTTGCATACTGCGAATCAAAGACAAACTAG
- a CDS encoding TauD/TfdA family dioxygenase, which produces MSATALIDDAIPRSNVVKRAARIGAEIRDLRLTGDLPTQTIAAIISLLLEHKVIFFRNQGHLDDAEQERFAARFGKLAPHPLLGASKGTSLLELDSRRGGGRADIWHADGTFADAYPKILVLRAVVIPPFGGDTLWSNTAAAYLDLPPPLQRLADELWAVHSNVFDYAGMARVREVDKKHFDAAFTRTIFETEHPVVRIHPETDERTLVLGALVQRFVGVPKYDGHKLFDLFQSHITAPENTVRWNWMEGDIAIWDNRATQHYAVNDYGDEHRVVRRATIDGDVPVSVDGRRSVTRHKVAKQPLINAG; this is translated from the coding sequence ATGAGTGCGACGGCTTTGATCGATGATGCTATTCCGCGCAGCAACGTTGTGAAACGCGCAGCGCGCATCGGTGCAGAAATCAGAGATCTCAGACTCACGGGCGATTTGCCGACCCAGACTATCGCTGCGATCATCAGCTTGTTACTCGAGCACAAGGTGATCTTCTTCCGTAACCAGGGCCACCTTGATGACGCCGAGCAGGAGCGCTTTGCAGCTCGTTTCGGAAAGCTGGCGCCCCATCCTTTGCTCGGTGCCAGCAAAGGAACGTCGCTTCTCGAGCTTGACTCCCGTCGCGGCGGCGGTCGCGCCGACATATGGCATGCGGACGGGACCTTCGCCGACGCCTATCCGAAGATCCTGGTTCTGCGAGCCGTTGTAATCCCACCGTTCGGTGGCGATACGCTGTGGTCGAATACGGCGGCAGCCTATCTGGATCTGCCGCCGCCCCTACAACGGCTTGCCGACGAGCTTTGGGCCGTGCACAGCAACGTTTTCGATTACGCCGGAATGGCCCGCGTCCGTGAGGTGGACAAGAAGCACTTTGACGCGGCTTTCACCAGAACAATTTTCGAAACTGAGCATCCCGTCGTGCGCATCCACCCCGAGACAGACGAGCGGACGCTCGTGCTCGGTGCCTTGGTGCAGCGCTTTGTTGGCGTCCCCAAATACGACGGCCACAAGCTGTTCGACCTGTTCCAGTCGCACATCACCGCGCCCGAAAACACCGTGCGGTGGAACTGGATGGAGGGCGATATAGCGATATGGGACAACCGTGCGACACAGCATTATGCGGTCAACGACTACGGCGACGAGCATCGCGTCGTGCGTCGTGCCACCATCGATGGTGATGTGCCCGTCAGCGTCGACGGCCGCCGCAGTGTAACGCGCCACAAGGTCGCCAAACAGCCGCTGATCAACGCTGGCTAG
- a CDS encoding EamA family transporter — MALYVVVSAAGEVYAASYFQQADVFVALLLSFAAVCLTFNLLAGHEENNARVTKSSLLIFVSLNLVTAISWIGLFIGLKYAEPAIVVAFMVALGPAATVWLNALIRRQGVPPGSDIVVSVLIAATGSYMVWISASGNAGVEWGARSSFGLFLAIVAGLSLALTNILIKLLFDRGFSGRQVLAHRFYGVILLLLGLVDHFSIVPEISRHWFAIAAIGLSTIIVPLLLIQEGIRRIEPVTVNMVLSMAPIITFLFQFFDSRIVPSSHTFVGNVLITALAVGNIYLQYRRSA, encoded by the coding sequence GTGGCGCTTTATGTCGTTGTGAGTGCGGCCGGTGAGGTCTATGCGGCATCGTATTTTCAGCAAGCAGATGTATTCGTCGCTCTCCTGCTGTCCTTTGCTGCGGTGTGTCTGACATTCAATCTCCTGGCTGGTCACGAGGAAAATAACGCGAGAGTAACGAAGTCATCGCTCCTGATTTTTGTGTCGCTCAATCTCGTGACCGCGATAAGCTGGATCGGGCTGTTTATCGGACTGAAATACGCCGAACCTGCCATCGTTGTCGCGTTCATGGTGGCGTTAGGACCCGCCGCAACAGTGTGGTTGAACGCCCTGATCAGACGGCAGGGCGTCCCTCCAGGATCCGATATTGTCGTGAGCGTTCTGATCGCAGCGACGGGAAGTTACATGGTGTGGATCTCGGCAAGCGGCAACGCGGGCGTGGAGTGGGGGGCTCGATCATCCTTTGGTCTTTTCTTGGCAATCGTGGCCGGCCTATCGCTGGCCCTTACAAATATACTCATCAAGTTGCTGTTCGACCGTGGATTTTCCGGCCGACAGGTGCTTGCGCATCGCTTTTACGGAGTGATCTTGTTGCTGCTCGGGCTGGTCGACCATTTCTCTATCGTGCCTGAGATCTCTCGGCATTGGTTTGCGATCGCAGCGATCGGGCTATCGACGATCATCGTCCCTCTGCTCCTGATACAGGAGGGCATTCGCCGCATAGAGCCCGTCACGGTCAATATGGTCCTTTCCATGGCTCCGATCATCACGTTCCTGTTCCAGTTCTTCGATTCTCGCATCGTGCCTTCGTCACACACGTTCGTTGGAAATGTTCTCATTACGGCACTCGCCGTGGGCAATATCTACCTGCAGTATCGGAGATCCGCATGA